Proteins encoded within one genomic window of Ideonella dechloratans:
- the ptsP gene encoding phosphoenolpyruvate--protein phosphotransferase, which translates to MSIPVEVRLGAAPHNREDAVRAAGAVLAQAGHVHPAYVDSLLQREKVANTFLGQGVAIPHGMIEDKHLVQRTGLAVLQVPAGVRWGDDAKQARLVVAIAAASDEHIAVLRRLTRLMRDEALMRRLVETSDPQDIVRALTAEDEAVATAAPALEDFPLGREVALNYPNGLHARPAGQWAQTAQRFAARVHVRCGSTVVDGKNVAALLSLGAGRGATLRLSAQGPDAEEALRALRAVIVRLGDEEARQAQLAASRQSQAQGLGSALGDWQPTARQTFTGIAASPGLVIGTLVQAEGAALEVEDRYRSAPLEAEALERALQAALAELETLSAQARAAGRTEQAGIFHAHAGLLRDAALLQAVSRGIVQGHGAAWAWRHALGERVAAQRALPDATLAARAADLQDAGERVLRQLLGLPAATLEAAWPADAILLADDLSPSVTAQIDPSRVRGFCTARGGPTAHTAILARALGLPAVVATGPDLLAAEAGTPAILDGYRGRLYVAPSATALIEARDKIALLARRQAEEARTRLLPATTTDGHTVEIAANVNRADQIERALEAGAEGVGLMRTEFLFLERDTVPDEEAQYQALRAMVEALGGRPLVVRTLDIGGDKQVPHLQLPVEDNPFLGVRGARLALRRDDLLMPQLRALYRAARHGPLQVMFPMISTVEEVHALRQRMAQVREELDAPEVAVGIMIEVPSAALLADRLAAHVDFFSIGTNDLTQYALAVDRQHPELAGMADSLHPAVLRLVERTVAGARRHGRWVGVCGGLAGEPLGAALLVGLGVHELSMSVGDLGPIKALLRRHSLAELQALARRALDVDSADEVRALGTALRGEDAAEGAQP; encoded by the coding sequence ATGTCGATCCCGGTGGAAGTCCGTCTGGGGGCCGCCCCCCACAACCGCGAAGACGCCGTGCGCGCCGCCGGGGCCGTGCTGGCTCAGGCCGGGCATGTGCACCCGGCCTATGTGGACAGCCTGCTGCAGCGCGAGAAGGTGGCCAACACCTTCCTGGGCCAGGGCGTGGCCATCCCCCACGGCATGATCGAGGACAAGCACCTGGTGCAGCGCACCGGCCTGGCCGTGCTGCAGGTGCCCGCCGGGGTGCGCTGGGGCGACGACGCCAAGCAGGCCCGGCTGGTGGTGGCCATCGCCGCCGCCTCGGACGAGCACATCGCCGTGCTGCGCCGCCTGACCCGGCTGATGCGCGACGAGGCCCTGATGCGCCGCCTGGTCGAGACCAGCGACCCGCAGGACATCGTGCGGGCCCTGACCGCCGAGGACGAGGCCGTGGCCACCGCCGCCCCGGCGCTGGAGGACTTCCCGCTGGGCCGCGAGGTGGCGCTGAACTACCCCAACGGCCTGCACGCCCGCCCGGCCGGCCAGTGGGCCCAGACCGCCCAGCGCTTTGCCGCCCGGGTGCATGTGCGCTGCGGCAGCACCGTGGTGGACGGCAAGAACGTGGCCGCCCTGCTCAGCCTGGGCGCCGGCCGCGGCGCCACGCTGCGCCTGTCGGCCCAGGGCCCGGACGCCGAGGAGGCCCTGCGTGCGCTGCGCGCCGTCATCGTGCGCCTGGGCGACGAGGAGGCCCGCCAGGCCCAGCTGGCCGCCTCGCGCCAGAGCCAGGCCCAAGGCCTGGGCAGCGCGCTGGGCGACTGGCAGCCCACCGCCCGCCAGACCTTCACCGGCATCGCCGCCAGCCCGGGGCTGGTGATCGGCACCCTGGTGCAGGCCGAAGGCGCCGCGCTGGAGGTGGAGGACCGCTACCGCAGCGCCCCGCTGGAGGCCGAGGCGCTGGAGCGGGCCCTGCAGGCCGCCCTGGCCGAGCTGGAGACCCTGTCGGCCCAGGCCCGCGCGGCCGGCCGCACCGAACAGGCCGGCATCTTCCACGCCCATGCCGGGCTGCTGCGCGACGCCGCCCTGCTGCAGGCCGTCAGCCGCGGCATCGTGCAGGGTCACGGCGCGGCCTGGGCCTGGCGCCATGCCCTGGGCGAGCGGGTGGCCGCCCAGCGCGCCCTGCCCGACGCCACGCTGGCCGCCCGCGCGGCCGACCTGCAGGACGCCGGCGAGCGGGTGCTGCGCCAGCTGCTGGGCCTGCCCGCGGCCACGCTGGAAGCCGCCTGGCCGGCCGACGCCATCCTGCTGGCCGACGACCTCTCGCCCTCGGTCACCGCCCAGATCGACCCCAGCCGCGTGCGCGGCTTCTGCACCGCCCGCGGCGGCCCCACCGCCCACACCGCCATCCTGGCGCGCGCGCTGGGCCTGCCGGCCGTGGTGGCCACCGGGCCGGACCTGCTGGCCGCCGAGGCCGGCACCCCCGCCATCCTGGACGGCTACCGCGGCCGGCTCTATGTGGCCCCCAGCGCCACCGCCCTGATCGAGGCGCGCGACAAGATCGCGCTGCTGGCGCGGCGCCAGGCCGAGGAGGCCCGCACCCGGCTGCTGCCGGCCACCACCACCGATGGCCACACGGTGGAGATCGCCGCCAACGTCAACCGTGCCGACCAGATCGAGCGCGCACTGGAGGCCGGGGCCGAGGGCGTGGGCCTGATGCGCACCGAGTTCCTCTTCCTGGAGCGCGACACCGTGCCCGACGAGGAGGCCCAGTACCAGGCCCTGCGCGCCATGGTGGAGGCCCTGGGCGGCCGGCCGCTGGTGGTGCGCACCCTGGACATCGGCGGCGACAAGCAGGTGCCCCACCTGCAGCTGCCGGTGGAGGACAACCCCTTCCTGGGCGTGCGCGGCGCCCGTCTGGCCCTGCGCCGCGACGACCTGCTGATGCCCCAGCTGCGCGCGCTCTACCGCGCGGCCCGCCACGGCCCGCTGCAGGTCATGTTCCCGATGATCAGCACCGTCGAGGAGGTGCACGCCCTGCGCCAGCGCATGGCCCAGGTGCGCGAGGAGCTGGACGCCCCAGAGGTGGCGGTGGGCATCATGATCGAGGTGCCCTCGGCCGCCCTGCTGGCCGACCGGCTGGCCGCGCATGTGGACTTCTTCTCCATCGGCACCAACGACCTGACCCAGTACGCGCTGGCGGTGGACCGCCAGCACCCCGAGCTGGCCGGCATGGCCGACAGCCTGCACCCGGCCGTGCTGCGCCTGGTGGAGCGCACCGTGGCCGGTGCGCGCCGCCATGGCCGCTGGGTGGGCGTGTGCGGCGGCCTGGCCGGCGAGCCGCTGGGCGCAGCCCTGCTGGTGGGCCTGGGCGTGCACGAGCTGTCGATGAGCGTGGGCGACCTGGGGCCCATCAAGGCCCTGCTGCGCCGCCACAGCCTGGCCGAGCTGCAGGCCCTGGCCCGGCGCGCGCTGGACGTGGACAGCGCCGACGAGGTGCGCGCCCTGGGCACTGCGCTGCGCGGTGAGGACGCGGCCGAGGGGGCCCAGCCATGA
- a CDS encoding LacI family DNA-binding transcriptional regulator, translating into MSSIKDVAARAGVSTTTVSRVLSQPQAVRPALRAQVEQAIAELGYRPNLAARRLRQQRASLLGLIVSDIRSPFFTDVGRAVEDVAYRHGLRLILCNTDEDPDKEHSYLQLMADEQASGVIYSPTLEGLKRFRPAAWPFPVVLVDRALPDTAVDRVLLDNRAAAQQLTEQLLAAGYRRIALLVGTHSTTGQERQAGYEAALQAQGLAPQVLRVAPTREAGARAAAALLAGPDRPDALLASNGLLLLGAVQAIQSAGLRTPGQIGLAGFDNNDWTALPSVDVTVMAQPTYDIGRSAAELMLQRIADPQRPPRKVVLEGQLVLRGSSRGPQAGAA; encoded by the coding sequence GTGAGCAGCATCAAGGACGTCGCGGCACGGGCGGGCGTGTCCACCACCACCGTCTCGCGGGTGCTCAGCCAGCCGCAGGCGGTGCGCCCGGCCCTGCGCGCCCAGGTGGAGCAGGCCATCGCCGAGCTGGGCTACCGGCCCAACCTGGCGGCGCGGCGGCTGCGGCAGCAGCGGGCCTCGCTGCTGGGCCTGATCGTCTCGGACATCCGCAGCCCCTTCTTCACCGACGTGGGCCGCGCGGTGGAGGACGTGGCCTACCGCCACGGCCTGCGCCTGATCCTGTGCAACACCGACGAGGATCCGGACAAGGAGCATTCCTACCTGCAGCTGATGGCCGACGAGCAGGCCAGCGGCGTGATCTATTCGCCCACGCTGGAGGGGCTCAAGCGCTTCCGGCCGGCGGCCTGGCCCTTCCCGGTGGTGCTGGTGGACCGCGCCCTGCCCGACACCGCGGTGGACCGGGTGCTGCTGGACAACCGCGCCGCGGCGCAGCAGCTCACCGAGCAGCTGCTGGCCGCCGGCTACCGCCGCATCGCGCTGCTGGTGGGCACGCACAGCACCACCGGCCAGGAGCGCCAGGCCGGCTACGAGGCGGCGCTGCAGGCGCAGGGCCTGGCGCCACAGGTGCTGCGGGTGGCGCCCACCCGCGAGGCCGGGGCCCGGGCCGCCGCGGCCCTGCTGGCCGGGCCCGACCGGCCCGATGCGCTGCTGGCCTCCAACGGCCTCTTGCTGCTGGGGGCGGTGCAGGCCATCCAGAGCGCCGGGCTGCGCACGCCGGGCCAGATCGGTCTGGCCGGCTTCGACAACAACGATTGGACGGCGCTGCCCTCGGTGGACGTCACGGTCATGGCCCAGCCGACCTACGACATCGGCCGCAGCGCCGCCGAGCTGATGCTCCAGCGCATCGCCGACCCGCAGCGGCCGCCGCGCAAGGTGGTGCTCGAAGGGCAGCTGGTGCTGCGCGGCTCCAGCCGTGGGCCGCAGGCCGGGGCGGCCTGA
- a CDS encoding PilZ domain-containing protein yields the protein MFAASFNNRRILKSVATVTIGEQSVEVHALEVDPSGIALIATFNPPVGTEMEVAFALVRAGRPAVALRLRTRVTHAILSRTYNGFRLNCSFIDPDPASLRALQQFMH from the coding sequence ATGTTCGCCGCCAGCTTCAACAACCGCCGCATCCTGAAATCGGTCGCCACCGTCACCATCGGCGAGCAGTCCGTCGAGGTCCATGCCCTGGAGGTGGACCCCAGCGGCATCGCCCTGATCGCCACCTTCAACCCCCCGGTGGGCACCGAGATGGAGGTGGCCTTCGCCTTGGTGCGCGCCGGCCGGCCCGCGGTGGCCCTGCGCCTGCGGACCCGTGTGACGCACGCCATCCTCTCGCGCACCTACAACGGCTTCCGGCTGAACTGCAGCTTCATCGACCCGGACCCGGCCTCCCTGCGGGCCCTGCAGCAGTTCATGCACTGA
- a CDS encoding M48 family metallopeptidase: MDMGRFQAMVDRLERESAASPGAYRVKVALLALLGFGILALLLGAIGLGLVLLLGVAAAIAFSGGAALLLLFKLGKLLIFLAWPLWLLVRSAVRALFVRLPAPQGREITRAEAPALFDALDRMRRQMKGPRFHRVLVVDEVNAAVVQRPAFGLVGWPRNHLLLGLPLLEALSPDEALAVVAHEYGHLAGAHGHFSAFIYRLRLSWGTVQAFTDQVQGWLGRLVAPLVRWYAPYFNAYTFVLARANEYQADAASAELVGHAHAAAALKRVNLVGPAHAAFLQTTLAAVDREPAPPPDLLQRWSRVALQPPAEADGQRWLRDALDRSGRYDDTHPTLRARLQALALPEDSLNAPPPALAGPSAAQAWLGALLPTLRGELESAWARDIQAPWAERFQQAEQARQRLAELNGRPPADAAEEIERLRLMQRLEPDTDLRAALADFNARHADHALGLYLEACARLDQTDRAGLALLERVIALDPEATLPCCERAHAFLKAAQDGQRPDDDAAAEAWAERWRQRDAMERERAAQIEQVDPNSPLVAAELDADTLARLRALVQQAPGRAWAQRVWLARRVIPADPDAKHYLLGVELSWWGRRRGKQAEVVQGLARLEWPLPMFIVSLDGRFKPLKSRFEALGPGPL, from the coding sequence ATGGACATGGGTCGTTTCCAGGCCATGGTGGATCGCCTGGAGCGGGAGAGTGCGGCCTCGCCAGGGGCCTATCGCGTCAAGGTGGCCTTGCTGGCCCTGCTGGGCTTCGGCATCCTGGCGCTGCTGCTGGGCGCCATCGGGCTGGGCCTGGTGCTGCTGCTGGGGGTGGCCGCGGCCATCGCCTTTTCCGGCGGCGCGGCCCTGCTGCTGCTGTTCAAGCTGGGCAAGCTGCTGATCTTCCTGGCCTGGCCGCTGTGGCTGCTGGTGAGGTCCGCGGTGCGTGCCCTGTTCGTGCGCCTGCCCGCCCCCCAGGGCCGCGAGATCACCCGCGCCGAGGCGCCCGCCCTGTTCGACGCCCTGGACCGCATGCGCCGGCAGATGAAGGGCCCGCGCTTTCACCGGGTGCTGGTGGTCGACGAGGTCAATGCCGCGGTGGTGCAGCGCCCGGCCTTCGGCCTGGTGGGCTGGCCGCGCAACCACCTGCTGCTGGGCCTGCCGCTGCTGGAGGCCCTGTCTCCGGACGAGGCCCTGGCCGTGGTGGCCCACGAGTACGGCCACCTGGCCGGCGCGCACGGCCACTTCAGCGCCTTCATCTACCGGCTGCGCCTGAGCTGGGGCACGGTGCAGGCCTTCACCGACCAGGTGCAGGGCTGGCTGGGTCGGCTGGTGGCGCCCCTGGTGCGCTGGTACGCGCCCTACTTCAACGCCTACACCTTCGTGTTGGCCCGGGCCAATGAATACCAGGCCGACGCCGCCAGCGCCGAGCTGGTGGGCCACGCGCACGCCGCCGCGGCCCTCAAGCGGGTGAACCTGGTGGGCCCGGCCCACGCCGCCTTCCTGCAGACCACGCTGGCCGCGGTGGACCGCGAGCCCGCCCCGCCGCCCGACCTGCTGCAGCGCTGGTCGCGCGTGGCCCTGCAGCCCCCGGCCGAGGCCGATGGTCAGCGCTGGCTGCGCGACGCCCTGGACCGCAGCGGCCGCTACGACGACACCCACCCCACGCTGCGGGCGCGCCTGCAGGCCCTGGCCCTGCCCGAGGACAGCCTGAACGCCCCGCCCCCGGCGCTGGCCGGCCCCAGCGCCGCCCAGGCCTGGCTGGGCGCGCTGCTGCCCACGCTGCGCGGCGAGCTGGAAAGCGCCTGGGCGCGTGACATCCAGGCCCCCTGGGCCGAACGCTTCCAGCAGGCCGAACAGGCCCGCCAGCGCCTGGCCGAGCTGAACGGCCGCCCGCCGGCGGACGCGGCCGAGGAGATCGAGCGCCTGCGCCTGATGCAGCGGCTGGAACCGGACACCGACCTGCGCGCGGCCCTGGCCGACTTCAACGCCCGCCATGCCGACCATGCCCTGGGCCTGTACCTGGAAGCCTGTGCGCGGCTGGACCAGACCGACCGCGCCGGCCTGGCGCTGCTGGAGCGGGTGATCGCCCTGGACCCGGAGGCCACCCTGCCCTGCTGCGAGCGGGCCCATGCCTTCCTGAAAGCGGCCCAGGACGGCCAACGGCCCGACGACGACGCCGCGGCCGAGGCCTGGGCCGAACGCTGGCGCCAGCGCGATGCGATGGAGCGCGAGCGGGCCGCGCAAATCGAGCAGGTCGACCCGAACAGCCCCCTGGTGGCCGCCGAGCTGGACGCCGACACCCTGGCCCGTCTGCGGGCCCTGGTGCAGCAGGCCCCGGGCCGCGCGTGGGCGCAGCGGGTCTGGCTGGCCCGCCGGGTGATCCCGGCCGACCCCGACGCCAAGCACTACCTGCTGGGCGTGGAGCTGAGCTGGTGGGGCCGCCGGCGCGGCAAGCAGGCCGAGGTGGTCCAGGGTCTGGCCCGCCTCGAATGGCCTCTTCCCATGTTCATCGTCTCGCTCGATGGCCGCTTCAAGCCCCTGAAATCGCGCTTCGAGGCCCTGGGGCCCGGCCCCCTCTGA
- a CDS encoding eCIS core domain-containing protein, producing MQTLARLPPVSAARAPALAALRPKLRLGHAQDEAEHQADRMAARALGLAGPVALPAGDALAQRAALRQVLGHGPRPTAPSTQPTPHAADAPAPDEDAALPEALERELHTLQAGGEPLPPPLRAEMEARFGMDLSGVRLHTGARAARLNQALGAHAFALGEHIAFDAGRFQPGEPAGRFLLAHELAHVAQLRGAGEAPSGTAAHAPTTVRGGFWGDLYDSVSDTLGDIADWAIDQVRELGWRLLESISPEFARTVRAIVDEGLLNWLGRQVARAWDGFIGGLRALVPFEGPRQLITLFDGLVRRAAGIAAALVAGRCEPLMAAIGELKTFVTEAVGVAWDKLSEFLRPIGEFFSRLWADFGAPALQWLQNFGGAVWEGIQDLGRRLWDWIRPVREAAARVWNWFSELLFGPATGDETTGSSGGVVGWLSAKAGEAWDWVRERTRPVWQPVAALAERVAALIPPAFVRQMGERAQQLAGGLDSAAAGMEGGDGVPAARQSLASVLPGIQTVLTALRGLIQGAGAWLGERIAGVAALISGLVGRLQASDWLSWLASAFGWLTESLDTLLAWAREQVAALFDGLLRGFDALAPFVALVLETVRKLISVAGDLMQLPLLILGGLWRRVPACIREPIERFIQEQVLARIPVFGQFFSDPALWPRVQATALGILRRIFVDGDLAGAAWAFFQAVLRVLGLPAQLVVQVLAKAARAIGDILTNPIGFLLNLLRAAKAGFLLFFSNIGTHLLGGVTGWLFGQLQEAGIRPPADFSLRSILGFVLEVLGLTVENIFRRLAERVGPEVVARLRRMLDLATGVWRFVSVLATEGVAGLWRELQERLSGLWDQVLQGVSGWITEVVIARAQRWLTALLDPTGIMAVVNSLVALYNAIESFFQYLREMLEIVSRVLDGVLDIARGSIDTAAGFLENALGRAMPVAIGFLAHQLGLDGLGRRIAEMLGRVQTRVNAAIDWLIERALRAGRAVLDLARRGANAVRGAVGRLRDWWRARQAFRSADGQEHHVFIRGSGRGAQLMVASEEMSYARFIARLSERASHASDADRALATRLAGELDAAIQAAASAPVGATSAAAPAGGAAQAAVDHAAVIDAKLAELAQVTARLMPAGDGAASTLPVYGSTNAAGYGSSATVLRLTRRRSFQGSGPDRGLHTEAYTRLNQRRYRLGSSGSYYVLGHLLNHHLGGPGTTWQNLVPLSQGANNRRDDSMLHGFEKQVKDTVEAGSAVNFVVTARYAMPGRAAEAQTALQRARAASNDADRRHWLAVREVVQEEARVPSEVTLGAHTLRPDGQRDQRVGTETPVANVPPADQQIDQYEVQPRPGLLEAHRDELTSR from the coding sequence ATGCAGACGCTGGCCCGCCTGCCCCCGGTGTCCGCCGCACGCGCGCCGGCCCTGGCGGCGCTGCGGCCCAAGCTGCGCCTGGGCCACGCGCAGGACGAGGCCGAGCACCAGGCCGACCGCATGGCCGCGCGCGCCCTGGGACTGGCCGGGCCGGTGGCCCTGCCCGCGGGCGATGCCCTGGCCCAGCGGGCGGCGCTGCGCCAGGTGCTGGGCCACGGCCCGCGGCCCACGGCGCCTTCCACCCAGCCCACCCCACACGCAGCCGACGCGCCCGCGCCGGACGAGGACGCCGCTCTGCCCGAGGCCCTGGAGCGCGAGCTCCACACCTTGCAGGCCGGTGGCGAGCCCTTGCCGCCGCCGCTGCGCGCCGAGATGGAAGCCCGTTTCGGCATGGACCTGTCGGGCGTGCGCCTGCACACCGGCGCCCGCGCCGCGCGGCTCAACCAGGCCCTGGGCGCGCACGCCTTCGCGCTGGGCGAGCACATCGCCTTTGATGCCGGCCGCTTCCAGCCGGGCGAGCCGGCCGGCCGCTTTCTGCTGGCCCATGAGCTGGCCCATGTGGCGCAGCTGCGCGGCGCGGGCGAGGCCCCGTCCGGCACCGCGGCGCACGCGCCGACCACCGTGCGCGGCGGCTTCTGGGGCGACCTCTACGACAGCGTGTCCGACACCCTGGGCGACATCGCCGACTGGGCCATCGACCAGGTGCGGGAGCTGGGCTGGCGCTTGCTGGAGAGCATCTCGCCCGAGTTCGCGCGCACGGTGCGCGCCATCGTCGACGAGGGCCTGCTGAACTGGCTGGGCCGCCAGGTGGCGCGAGCCTGGGACGGTTTCATCGGCGGCTTGCGGGCCCTGGTGCCCTTCGAGGGCCCGCGCCAGCTGATCACCCTGTTCGATGGCCTGGTGCGGCGGGCCGCCGGCATTGCCGCAGCGCTGGTGGCCGGGCGCTGCGAGCCGCTGATGGCCGCCATCGGCGAGCTCAAGACCTTCGTCACCGAGGCGGTGGGCGTGGCCTGGGACAAGCTCAGCGAATTCCTGCGTCCCATCGGCGAGTTCTTCAGCCGGCTGTGGGCCGACTTCGGCGCGCCGGCCCTGCAGTGGCTGCAGAACTTCGGCGGCGCGGTGTGGGAAGGCATCCAGGACCTGGGCCGGCGGCTGTGGGACTGGATTCGCCCGGTGCGCGAGGCCGCGGCCCGTGTCTGGAACTGGTTCTCCGAGCTGCTCTTCGGCCCCGCCACCGGTGACGAGACCACCGGCAGTTCCGGCGGCGTGGTGGGCTGGCTCAGCGCCAAGGCGGGCGAAGCCTGGGATTGGGTGCGCGAGCGCACCCGCCCGGTCTGGCAGCCGGTGGCGGCCCTGGCCGAGCGGGTGGCGGCGCTGATCCCGCCGGCCTTCGTGCGGCAGATGGGCGAGCGGGCCCAGCAGCTGGCCGGCGGCCTGGACAGCGCGGCCGCGGGCATGGAGGGCGGCGATGGAGTGCCGGCGGCGCGCCAGTCCCTGGCCTCGGTGCTGCCGGGCATCCAGACGGTGCTGACCGCGCTGCGCGGGCTGATCCAGGGGGCCGGCGCCTGGCTGGGCGAGCGCATCGCCGGCGTGGCCGCGCTCATCAGCGGCCTGGTGGGCCGGCTGCAGGCCAGCGACTGGCTGTCCTGGCTGGCCAGCGCCTTCGGCTGGTTGACCGAGTCGCTGGACACCCTGCTGGCCTGGGCCCGCGAGCAGGTGGCCGCGCTGTTCGACGGCCTGTTGCGGGGCTTCGACGCGCTCGCGCCCTTCGTGGCCCTGGTGCTGGAGACGGTACGCAAGCTGATCTCCGTGGCCGGCGACCTGATGCAGCTGCCGCTGCTGATCCTGGGCGGGCTGTGGCGGCGGGTGCCGGCCTGCATCCGCGAGCCCATCGAGCGCTTCATCCAAGAACAGGTGCTGGCCCGCATCCCGGTCTTCGGCCAGTTCTTCAGCGACCCCGCGCTCTGGCCCCGCGTGCAGGCCACCGCGCTGGGCATCCTGCGCCGCATCTTCGTCGACGGCGACCTGGCCGGCGCGGCCTGGGCCTTCTTCCAGGCGGTGCTGCGGGTGCTGGGCCTGCCGGCCCAACTGGTGGTGCAGGTGCTGGCCAAGGCCGCGCGGGCGATCGGCGACATCCTCACCAACCCGATCGGCTTCCTGCTCAACCTGCTGCGGGCGGCCAAGGCCGGCTTTCTGCTGTTCTTCTCGAACATCGGCACCCACCTGCTGGGTGGCGTCACCGGCTGGCTCTTCGGCCAGCTGCAGGAGGCCGGCATCCGCCCGCCAGCCGACTTCTCGCTGCGGTCCATCCTGGGCTTCGTGCTGGAGGTGCTGGGCCTGACGGTGGAGAACATCTTCCGCCGCCTGGCCGAGCGGGTGGGCCCCGAGGTGGTGGCCCGGCTGCGCCGCATGCTGGACCTGGCCACCGGCGTCTGGCGCTTCGTCTCGGTGCTGGCCACCGAGGGCGTGGCCGGCCTGTGGCGCGAGCTGCAGGAGCGTCTGAGCGGGCTGTGGGACCAGGTGCTGCAGGGTGTGAGCGGCTGGATCACCGAGGTCGTCATCGCCCGCGCGCAGCGCTGGCTCACCGCCCTGCTGGACCCGACCGGCATCATGGCCGTGGTCAACAGCCTGGTGGCGCTCTACAACGCCATCGAGTCCTTCTTCCAGTACCTGCGCGAGATGCTGGAGATCGTCAGCCGGGTGCTGGACGGCGTGCTGGACATCGCCCGCGGCAGCATCGACACGGCCGCCGGCTTCCTGGAGAACGCCCTGGGCCGGGCCATGCCGGTGGCCATCGGCTTCCTGGCCCACCAGCTGGGCCTGGACGGCCTGGGCCGGCGCATCGCCGAGATGCTGGGGCGGGTGCAGACCCGGGTCAACGCCGCCATCGACTGGCTGATCGAGCGCGCGCTGCGCGCCGGCCGCGCGGTGCTGGACCTGGCCCGCCGCGGCGCCAACGCGGTGCGGGGCGCCGTGGGCCGGCTGCGCGACTGGTGGCGGGCCCGCCAGGCCTTCCGCTCGGCCGATGGCCAGGAGCACCATGTGTTCATCCGCGGCAGCGGCCGTGGCGCGCAGCTGATGGTGGCCTCGGAAGAGATGAGCTATGCCCGCTTCATCGCCCGCCTGAGCGAACGTGCGAGCCACGCCTCGGACGCCGACCGCGCGCTGGCCACCCGCCTGGCCGGCGAGCTGGATGCGGCCATCCAGGCCGCCGCCAGCGCGCCGGTGGGCGCCACCAGCGCCGCGGCCCCGGCGGGGGGCGCCGCCCAGGCCGCGGTGGACCACGCCGCCGTGATCGACGCCAAGCTGGCCGAGCTGGCCCAGGTGACGGCACGGCTGATGCCCGCGGGCGACGGCGCGGCCTCCACCCTGCCGGTCTACGGCAGCACCAATGCGGCCGGCTACGGCAGCAGCGCCACCGTGCTGCGGCTCACCCGGCGGCGCAGCTTCCAGGGCAGCGGCCCGGACCGGGGGCTGCACACCGAGGCCTACACCCGGCTGAACCAGCGCCGCTACCGCCTGGGCAGCAGCGGCAGCTACTACGTGCTGGGCCACCTGCTCAACCACCACCTGGGCGGGCCCGGCACCACCTGGCAGAACCTGGTGCCCTTGTCCCAGGGCGCCAACAACCGGCGCGACGACTCCATGCTGCACGGCTTCGAGAAGCAGGTGAAGGACACGGTGGAGGCCGGCAGCGCGGTCAACTTCGTGGTGACGGCGCGCTACGCCATGCCGGGGCGCGCCGCCGAGGCCCAGACCGCCCTGCAGCGCGCCCGGGCCGCCTCCAACGACGCCGACCGCCGCCACTGGCTGGCGGTGCGCGAGGTGGTGCAGGAGGAGGCCCGCGTCCCCAGCGAGGTGACGCTGGGCGCCCACACCCTCCGCCCGGACGGCCAGCGCGACCAGCGGGTGGGCACCGAGACGCCGGTGGCCAACGTTCCGCCGGCCGACCAGCAGATCGACCAGTACGAGGTCCAGCCCCGCCCGGGCCTGCTGGAAGCGCACCGGGACGAGCTCACATCACGCTGA